One Paenibacillus sp. FSL W8-0186 genomic window carries:
- a CDS encoding glycoside hydrolase family 43 protein: MKLKIAIGWTVMLLLASCSGQAVTGLPEGAAKGGGKVQTETGKQAAADEVPNFKNASVHDPSVIKVDDTYYVFGSHLAAAKTTDFMNWTEIASGVHDGNPLIPNVTTELAETLEWAQSNTLWAPDVIQLPDGRFYMYYNACKGDSPLSAMGVAVADQVGGPYKNLGIMLKSGMWGQPSEDGTVYDATVHPNVVDPHVFFDKEEKLWMVYGSYSGGIYILQMDPETGFPYPDQGYGKKLLGANHSRIEGPYMLYSPDTDYYYLFLSYGGLDATGGYNIRVVRSKTPDGPFVDAEGHDMTRVGGPAGTFFDDEAIAPYGVKLMGNVEFGSAEGDTLAAGTAYVSPGHNSAYYDEATGRYFLIFHTRFPNLGERHEVRVHQMFMNEQGWPVVAPHRYSGETIGSYNAAELAGDYKFVRHGKDITAEVKESSLIRLDDNGKVTGSEEGTWRLTGGHELELALSGSVYRGVFLRQWDGGTLQHVMVFTALSGAGEAVWGSRITAKE; this comes from the coding sequence TTGAAGCTTAAAATAGCCATCGGATGGACAGTCATGCTGCTGCTGGCTTCATGCAGCGGGCAGGCTGTGACCGGTTTGCCCGAGGGGGCTGCTAAGGGAGGCGGAAAAGTGCAGACAGAGACGGGAAAACAAGCTGCGGCAGATGAGGTGCCGAATTTCAAAAATGCATCCGTTCATGATCCATCTGTCATCAAGGTAGACGATACTTATTATGTCTTTGGTTCCCATTTGGCGGCGGCGAAGACAACGGATTTCATGAATTGGACGGAGATTGCTTCAGGGGTACATGACGGTAATCCATTGATCCCGAACGTGACTACCGAGCTGGCGGAAACGCTGGAATGGGCGCAGAGCAATACGCTTTGGGCGCCGGATGTCATTCAATTGCCGGATGGACGTTTTTACATGTACTACAACGCCTGCAAGGGGGATTCCCCATTATCGGCTATGGGCGTGGCGGTGGCGGATCAGGTCGGGGGGCCGTACAAGAACCTGGGCATTATGCTGAAGTCGGGGATGTGGGGCCAGCCTAGCGAGGATGGTACGGTGTACGATGCCACCGTTCATCCGAACGTCGTCGATCCGCACGTATTTTTCGATAAAGAGGAGAAGCTGTGGATGGTGTACGGCTCTTATTCGGGGGGCATCTACATTCTGCAGATGGATCCGGAGACCGGATTCCCTTATCCAGACCAAGGCTATGGGAAAAAGCTCCTCGGGGCTAACCATAGCCGCATCGAAGGCCCTTATATGCTGTACAGCCCGGATACGGATTATTATTACTTGTTTTTGTCATACGGCGGGCTTGACGCTACAGGAGGCTACAACATTCGCGTAGTAAGGTCGAAAACGCCGGACGGTCCGTTTGTGGATGCCGAGGGTCATGACATGACCCGTGTAGGCGGCCCTGCGGGCACGTTCTTTGATGATGAGGCGATTGCACCTTATGGCGTGAAGCTGATGGGCAATGTGGAATTTGGCTCTGCCGAGGGAGACACCCTGGCTGCGGGTACGGCTTATGTGTCGCCTGGACACAATTCCGCTTATTATGATGAAGCGACAGGCAGGTATTTTTTGATTTTTCATACCCGGTTTCCGAATCTGGGGGAGAGGCATGAGGTGCGCGTGCATCAGATGTTTATGAATGAGCAGGGCTGGCCGGTCGTGGCGCCTCACCGCTATAGCGGCGAGACGATCGGGTCGTACAATGCGGCGGAGCTTGCCGGCGATTACAAGTTCGTCCGCCACGGCAAGGACATTACGGCCGAGGTCAAGGAGTCCTCGCTCATCCGCCTGGACGACAACGGCAAGGTGACTGGCAGCGAGGAAGGCACATGGCGCCTTACCGGCGGCCATGAGCTTGAACTGGCCCTTTCGGGCAGCGTATACCGCGGCGTTTTCCTGCGCCAATGGGACGGCGGAACGCTGCAGCACGTCATGGTCTTCACTGCTTTATCCGGCGCAGGTGAGGCGGTGTGGGGCAGCCGTATTACAGCGAAGGAGTGA
- a CDS encoding winged helix-turn-helix transcriptional regulator, whose protein sequence is MIYIKDLMSGIDIFKALGSEIRIQILELLANNQSLNLNDLANKLNLSNGAITMHIRKLEESGLIEINTTVGKHGIQKICYLNKDKLMVDLRSKDVENLYEVEIQVGHYSDYQAVPTCGLATKDSIIGDFDDPRYFADPQRIDSEIIWLADGFLEYRIPNYLKPNQTFREIQFSMELSSEAPGFNDNYPSDIYFYINGIEIGYWTSPGDFGDARGTFNPDWWPPHLNQYGMLKLIRINHEGSFIDGCRISDVTIDQIKLDYKSELTFRIAVTDKPVNKRGLTIYGKHFGNYSQDLLARVLYDVHEVHEAEDKASSRPGKDSKHTNSTVQTAAQE, encoded by the coding sequence ATGATCTACATTAAAGATCTAATGAGCGGGATCGACATTTTCAAGGCTCTAGGCTCAGAGATTCGAATTCAAATCCTGGAGCTGCTGGCAAACAATCAATCCTTGAACCTGAATGATCTGGCTAACAAGCTCAATCTAAGCAATGGCGCCATCACGATGCATATTCGGAAGCTCGAGGAAAGCGGGCTTATTGAAATCAATACGACGGTAGGCAAGCACGGAATCCAGAAAATTTGTTACTTGAACAAAGACAAATTAATGGTCGATCTGCGCAGCAAGGATGTGGAAAATTTATATGAGGTGGAAATCCAGGTAGGACATTACAGCGACTACCAGGCGGTTCCTACCTGTGGACTGGCGACGAAGGACAGCATTATCGGCGATTTTGACGACCCGCGCTATTTCGCGGATCCGCAGCGGATCGACTCGGAAATTATTTGGCTCGCCGACGGATTTCTGGAATACCGGATTCCTAACTATTTGAAGCCGAATCAGACGTTCCGCGAAATCCAGTTCTCCATGGAGCTGAGCTCGGAGGCGCCCGGCTTCAATGACAACTACCCGTCCGACATTTACTTCTATATCAATGGCATCGAAATCGGCTACTGGACGAGTCCGGGCGATTTCGGCGATGCCCGGGGAACCTTCAACCCCGACTGGTGGCCGCCTCATTTGAACCAGTACGGCATGCTTAAACTGATCCGTATCAACCACGAAGGCAGCTTCATTGACGGATGCCGGATTTCCGATGTCACCATCGATCAGATCAAACTGGACTACAAGAGCGAGCTGACCTTCAGAATCGCGGTTACCGATAAACCCGTGAACAAAAGAGGCTTAACGATCTACGGCAAGCATTTCGGCAACTATAGCCAAGACCTGCTCGCCCGGGTGCTCTATGATGTTCATGAGGTCCATGAGGCCGAGGATAAAGCATCCTCGAGACCCGGCAAGGATAGCAAGCACACCAACTCGACGGTGCAGACTGCAGCTCAGGAATAA
- a CDS encoding substrate-binding domain-containing protein codes for MKKIWIVYLLLIGFFLLYVLDYRSQSHLNEQWKTAGLRGEIDEKYVMVTFQMGIDYWKSSLKGFEDAAQALNVSVEYRGSTQRDVHEQITVLEQIIAKKPAGIAISAIHPADLTETIGKAVDAGIPVVLFDSDAPGSKAYSFLGTNNYSAGIKAAHQMAELTNGRGQVAVVTTPNQQNHQDRTDGFLATIQKDYPEMKVVAVKNGKGDQIYSRQSAEEILRDYPDIAGIFATEANGGIGVAEAVREIGGSQRPKIISFDTDKGTLDLVKSGDISATMAQGTWNMGYWSLQFLFSLGHDLNTAQIPGTPPVPEQVDTGITVVTRQNVDDYYAK; via the coding sequence ATGAAAAAGATTTGGATCGTCTATTTGCTCCTGATCGGCTTTTTTCTGCTGTACGTACTGGACTACAGATCCCAAAGCCACTTGAACGAACAGTGGAAAACGGCAGGACTGCGGGGCGAAATCGATGAAAAATACGTGATGGTCACCTTTCAAATGGGGATCGATTACTGGAAAAGCAGCCTGAAGGGCTTCGAGGACGCTGCCCAGGCGCTGAATGTGTCCGTCGAATACCGCGGCTCCACGCAGCGCGACGTCCATGAGCAGATTACGGTGCTGGAGCAAATTATCGCCAAGAAGCCGGCGGGCATCGCGATCTCGGCCATTCATCCCGCTGATTTGACGGAGACGATAGGCAAAGCGGTGGACGCGGGGATTCCCGTCGTCCTGTTCGACTCCGATGCGCCCGGAAGCAAAGCCTATTCCTTCCTCGGCACGAATAACTATTCCGCAGGCATTAAAGCTGCGCATCAAATGGCGGAGCTGACGAATGGCCGCGGCCAAGTCGCGGTCGTCACCACGCCCAACCAGCAGAACCATCAGGATAGGACCGACGGATTCCTGGCTACAATCCAGAAGGATTATCCCGAAATGAAGGTTGTCGCCGTGAAGAACGGCAAAGGGGATCAGATTTACTCCCGGCAGTCGGCCGAGGAAATATTGCGGGATTACCCGGATATTGCCGGTATTTTTGCGACGGAAGCGAACGGCGGCATCGGAGTTGCGGAAGCGGTACGGGAAATCGGCGGGAGCCAGCGGCCGAAAATTATCAGCTTTGATACCGACAAGGGCACGCTGGATCTCGTCAAAAGCGGGGATATCTCCGCAACGATGGCCCAGGGCACCTGGAATATGGGCTATTGGTCGCTGCAATTCCTTTTCTCGCTCGGACATGATCTGAACACCGCGCAAATTCCGGGTACGCCGCCCGTTCCCGAACAGGTGGATACCGGAATCACGGTAGTAACGCGGCAAAACGTGGATGATTACTATGCGAAATAA
- a CDS encoding sensor histidine kinase → MRNKFTSAGVRHLSFNNLPIRYKLIIHFLLISILPSIGLGFLIHWTVDRVLDRQVTNNTLQLIGKVNESLETYVENLQNMTFLIAFNPGVQRFLEPDSKSGSAPVPASEEDHYDIRKFLQGFTTLHSEVAGIMIVNSSGEYISNEMYARTESDLTRESWYQEAVSNKGIFKIVGHPNERNVTNHVNYKNSEVVSAVRAILDPDTQQVKGVVLIDLKLRVIAETAQDVRLGKTGYLTVIDSSGDLIYAPPDPYIEHIPLDWLNKDGSGTYSHQADGRKLQFIYRVSPFTNWTTVGVFSTEDSISEMREIRFYVVSFVFVVCLLGMTASFYLAHSISRPIGQLMSFMQKAQSGDLTIRYWGDRSDEVGLLGRRFNEMLLQINRLISLTERQERQKREAELSSLQAHIKPHFLYNTLDTIHWMARRKDAVDIAEMAESLSKLFRIGLSKGNVIIPLSDEIEHIRSYLQIQHVRYQNKLDYELKVDPAVQDFSVLKLILQPIVENAIYHGIKERRGPGHIEVEAMEREGNLVITIRDNGKGMSEQQLLELRRAIEQAASAEEEPGSGQASIGNKDNTSAGEAAKTAGETKGYGILNVQARLRLTFGDKYGLHLDSVLGEGTTVTVMHPLLRDNDFHNGVDR, encoded by the coding sequence ATGCGAAATAAGTTTACGTCGGCGGGGGTGCGTCATTTGTCATTCAACAATTTACCGATCCGCTATAAGCTGATTATCCATTTTCTGCTTATCAGCATCCTTCCGTCCATTGGGCTCGGTTTCCTGATTCACTGGACCGTCGACCGCGTTCTGGATCGCCAGGTTACAAATAACACCCTGCAGCTGATCGGCAAGGTGAATGAATCTCTGGAGACATATGTAGAAAATTTGCAGAATATGACGTTCCTGATCGCTTTTAATCCGGGTGTTCAGCGTTTCCTGGAGCCTGATAGCAAGAGCGGATCAGCGCCTGTGCCCGCCTCCGAGGAGGATCATTACGATATCCGCAAATTTCTGCAAGGCTTTACGACTCTCCATTCAGAGGTAGCCGGCATTATGATCGTGAACAGCAGCGGCGAATATATCAGCAACGAAATGTATGCGCGGACGGAGAGCGACTTAACCCGCGAATCGTGGTATCAGGAGGCCGTGAGCAATAAGGGGATATTCAAGATCGTCGGCCATCCGAATGAGCGCAATGTCACCAATCATGTCAATTACAAAAACAGTGAAGTGGTGTCGGCTGTCCGAGCCATTCTCGATCCGGATACACAGCAGGTGAAAGGCGTCGTCCTCATCGATTTGAAGCTGAGAGTCATCGCAGAGACGGCGCAGGACGTCCGGCTCGGCAAAACCGGTTACCTCACGGTGATCGATAGCAGCGGCGATCTCATCTATGCTCCTCCTGATCCGTACATCGAACATATTCCGCTGGATTGGCTGAACAAAGACGGCTCGGGAACGTATTCCCATCAAGCCGACGGACGGAAGCTGCAGTTCATCTACCGGGTATCCCCGTTTACCAACTGGACAACGGTCGGCGTCTTCAGTACGGAGGATTCCATCTCGGAAATGCGGGAAATCCGCTTCTATGTCGTCAGCTTCGTATTTGTGGTCTGTCTGCTTGGCATGACGGCCTCCTTCTACCTGGCCCATTCCATCTCCAGGCCGATCGGGCAGCTGATGTCCTTCATGCAGAAGGCTCAGTCCGGCGACTTGACGATCCGCTACTGGGGCGACCGCTCGGATGAGGTGGGTCTCCTCGGCCGCCGCTTCAACGAAATGCTGCTGCAAATCAACCGGCTCATTTCCTTGACGGAACGGCAGGAGCGGCAAAAGCGCGAGGCCGAGCTCAGCAGCCTGCAGGCTCATATTAAGCCGCATTTTCTATACAACACGCTGGACACTATCCATTGGATGGCCCGCCGCAAGGATGCCGTGGATATCGCCGAGATGGCAGAATCGCTGTCAAAGCTGTTCCGGATCGGGCTCAGCAAAGGCAATGTTATTATTCCGTTATCCGATGAAATCGAGCACATTCGCAGCTATTTGCAAATCCAGCATGTCCGCTATCAGAACAAACTGGATTATGAGCTGAAGGTCGATCCGGCCGTGCAGGATTTCAGTGTGTTGAAGCTCATTCTTCAACCCATCGTAGAGAATGCGATTTATCACGGGATCAAAGAACGACGGGGTCCGGGACATATTGAGGTGGAAGCGATGGAACGGGAAGGAAATCTGGTGATTACGATTCGTGACAATGGCAAAGGAATGTCGGAGCAGCAGCTGTTGGAGCTCCGCCGGGCGATTGAACAAGCAGCAAGCGCAGAGGAGGAGCCTGGCTCCGGTCAAGCTTCCATCGGGAACAAGGATAACACGTCAGCTGGGGAAGCCGCAAAAACGGCTGGAGAAACGAAGGGTTACGGCATTTTGAACGTACAAGCCCGGCTGCGGCTTACCTTCGGCGATAAATACGGCCTTCACCTGGACAGCGTTCTGGGCGAAGGAACAACGGTAACGGTAATGCACCCGCTGCTGCGGGACAATGATTTTCACAATGGAGTTGATCGCTGA
- a CDS encoding response regulator yields MLNQFSPASAHRWKVLIADDEFIIREGIRESVDWEKLRLQVAAEAEDGEEALELALRHGIDILLVDLNMPIMDGIELMKHVREELPDCKIVIITGHDEFTYAQTAIRLQVKDYILKPANPAQLEKVLRQVRDELEAEAIQQEHLQTASRQITKSYPLLRERFCQEWMDGSMTGEEIVEQLSFLQLPVTAPALLGMIRLREAAAPQPLMKESERQLYLFAIENIAAELLAPYPKVIFRDPFGVIVVLLWSFSADADFHQIESSVRTYLKVAVDVHLTEGDNDVAAMPAVFRKCKSAVLKETAVSPLVRRAKQYMLEHYGDCTLTLESMAQQLQSSPVYLSRMIKQELDTSFNSYLTQIRIRRASQLLNGTDLTIAEIARQVGYETQHYFSTAFKRTTGISPLQYRKGGAAQDE; encoded by the coding sequence ATGTTAAATCAATTTTCGCCTGCCTCCGCTCACCGCTGGAAGGTGCTTATTGCCGACGATGAATTCATCATTCGCGAAGGCATCCGGGAAAGCGTCGATTGGGAGAAGCTGCGGCTGCAGGTCGCCGCGGAAGCCGAGGATGGCGAAGAAGCGCTTGAGCTCGCCCTTCGGCATGGGATCGACATTTTGCTCGTCGATCTCAATATGCCCATCATGGACGGAATCGAACTGATGAAGCACGTCCGCGAGGAGCTGCCGGACTGTAAAATCGTCATCATCACAGGCCATGATGAATTCACTTATGCCCAGACGGCGATCCGCCTTCAGGTGAAGGATTACATCCTGAAGCCGGCCAATCCGGCGCAGCTGGAGAAGGTGCTGCGCCAGGTCAGGGATGAGCTGGAGGCCGAGGCCATCCAGCAGGAGCATCTGCAGACCGCTTCGCGGCAAATTACGAAGAGCTACCCTCTGCTGCGGGAACGCTTCTGCCAGGAATGGATGGACGGGAGCATGACCGGGGAGGAAATCGTGGAGCAGCTGTCTTTTCTCCAACTGCCCGTGACTGCTCCCGCCCTGCTTGGCATGATCCGCCTGCGCGAGGCAGCTGCGCCGCAGCCCCTGATGAAAGAGAGCGAGCGCCAGCTCTATTTGTTCGCGATCGAGAATATTGCCGCCGAACTGCTCGCACCATACCCGAAGGTCATCTTCCGCGATCCCTTCGGCGTTATCGTGGTGCTGCTCTGGAGCTTCTCCGCCGATGCCGATTTCCATCAGATCGAATCGTCCGTGCGGACTTACTTGAAGGTCGCCGTAGATGTCCATTTGACCGAGGGGGATAACGATGTCGCAGCTATGCCTGCCGTCTTCCGCAAGTGTAAATCCGCCGTTTTGAAGGAGACCGCTGTCTCCCCGTTAGTGCGCAGAGCGAAGCAGTACATGCTGGAGCATTACGGCGACTGTACGCTGACACTGGAGTCGATGGCCCAGCAGCTCCAGTCCTCTCCGGTGTATCTAAGCCGGATGATCAAGCAGGAGCTGGATACCTCGTTCAACAGCTATTTAACACAAATCCGAATTCGCCGGGCGTCCCAGCTGCTGAACGGCACCGACCTCACCATCGCCGAAATCGCCAGACAGGTCGGCTACGAAACCCAGCATTATTTCAGCACGGCGTTTAAACGCACCACCGGAATCTCCCCCCTGCAATATCGCAAAGGAGGCGCTGCTCAAGATGAGTAG
- a CDS encoding SH3 domain-containing protein has protein sequence MFKKIVAVSLVAATLMIPSYGVFAADSSSYVSTTTLSSKEVLAGLTPVKSSGKITTMSATYKITGDGVRLRKTPSTSGTVLGLLNKGDMVNAQHGGTDVVADGYVWKQVYSYNHEAWGWVAVDYLEEIG, from the coding sequence ATGTTCAAAAAAATCGTCGCCGTTTCGTTAGTAGCAGCCACTCTTATGATCCCTTCCTACGGAGTCTTTGCCGCGGATAGCAGCAGTTACGTCAGCACCACTACTCTAAGCTCGAAAGAGGTTTTGGCAGGATTAACGCCTGTGAAATCGTCCGGAAAAATTACAACGATGTCTGCAACATACAAAATCACAGGAGACGGTGTAAGACTGAGAAAAACTCCTTCGACATCCGGTACAGTACTCGGCTTGCTTAACAAGGGCGATATGGTTAACGCCCAACATGGCGGCACCGATGTGGTTGCCGACGGATATGTCTGGAAGCAGGTTTATAGCTACAATCACGAGGCATGGGGATGGGTTGCCGTTGATTACCTGGAGGAAATAGGCTAA
- a CDS encoding N-acetylmuramoyl-L-alanine amidase family protein gives MKRLGVIVLFAVSLFLLSFNSPVFANTASIYLNGAQLSAANLSQVEIVNSKVMVPIRVVEELGYVVNWNKTDQTVKIQNNSKTVAMAINKSSAYVDDRVVSLTSPPLLKGGTSFVPLRFIGEEFGLEVNWDNGTKSVYLSSDALESTPDSLDTTSANKGLIENIQFADNRLTINMDQSVQPEIFTMSGPERIVLDLPGAALADAFTLQNMAGAGSYQINIEEEQSFVSKIRYSLFKSDPSTIRVVLDLNSKASYQLSNAAGNSEGIVLDLFDPTSPTVPATSPDTIPDISTPPTTTTTVPVTGNRLVVIDAGHGAHDNGTTGVSGRVEKDFNLTMALKVEALLGQEPLIDVVLTRHDDTYVTRPDRAKLANDLNADAFISIHANSVLNIPTASGTETYYYSEASKPLADVMHKHLIQATRLKDRKVKYNNYEVLRRSNMPATLLEVGFLSNAEEEALLFTEDFQNRVAQGIVDAIKEYFGIN, from the coding sequence TTGAAAAGGCTTGGAGTCATCGTTTTGTTTGCCGTTAGCTTGTTCCTGCTTAGTTTTAATTCGCCGGTATTTGCCAATACCGCTTCAATATATTTGAATGGGGCGCAGCTCAGCGCGGCTAATTTGTCTCAAGTTGAAATCGTCAACAGCAAAGTGATGGTTCCGATCCGCGTGGTGGAGGAGCTGGGTTACGTTGTAAACTGGAATAAGACGGATCAGACGGTGAAAATTCAAAACAACTCCAAAACGGTTGCGATGGCCATTAATAAATCCAGTGCCTATGTCGATGACCGGGTCGTTTCGCTTACGTCACCACCCTTGTTGAAAGGGGGGACCTCTTTTGTGCCCTTGCGGTTTATCGGGGAAGAATTCGGCCTGGAGGTCAACTGGGATAACGGTACCAAATCGGTGTATTTATCCTCGGACGCTTTAGAGAGCACACCTGATTCGCTCGATACAACCTCTGCTAATAAGGGATTAATAGAGAATATCCAATTTGCGGACAATCGTCTGACGATTAACATGGATCAAAGCGTGCAGCCGGAAATTTTCACAATGAGCGGGCCGGAGCGGATCGTTCTAGATTTGCCGGGGGCTGCTTTAGCGGATGCTTTTACTTTGCAAAATATGGCGGGAGCGGGGAGCTACCAGATTAATATTGAGGAAGAACAATCTTTTGTAAGCAAAATCCGTTATTCCTTGTTCAAATCGGATCCTTCGACCATTCGCGTTGTCCTGGATTTGAACTCCAAGGCAAGTTATCAGCTTTCCAATGCTGCGGGGAATTCGGAAGGAATTGTACTGGATTTATTCGATCCAACTTCGCCAACCGTACCAGCTACGTCTCCTGACACCATTCCAGACATATCTACACCGCCGACAACAACGACGACGGTACCGGTTACCGGGAATAGGTTAGTCGTGATAGATGCGGGACATGGAGCTCACGATAATGGTACTACCGGAGTGTCTGGCAGAGTAGAGAAGGATTTCAACTTGACGATGGCTTTAAAAGTAGAAGCGCTGCTTGGGCAGGAGCCGTTGATCGATGTGGTGCTTACCAGGCATGATGACACCTACGTCACAAGACCCGATCGCGCCAAACTCGCAAACGATCTTAACGCGGATGCGTTTATCTCTATTCATGCCAATTCGGTGCTGAATATACCGACGGCAAGCGGTACCGAAACCTATTATTACAGCGAAGCCAGCAAGCCGTTGGCTGATGTGATGCATAAGCACCTGATTCAAGCGACCCGGCTTAAGGATCGTAAAGTCAAATACAATAACTATGAGGTGTTAAGAAGGAGCAACATGCCAGCTACCTTGCTGGAGGTAGGCTTTTTGTCCAATGCAGAAGAGGAAGCGCTGCTTTTCACGGAAGATTTTCAGAACAGGGTAGCCCAAGGCATTGTGGATGCGATTAAGGAATACTTCGGAATCAACTAG